A single region of the Zonotrichia leucophrys gambelii isolate GWCS_2022_RI chromosome 9, RI_Zleu_2.0, whole genome shotgun sequence genome encodes:
- the UTS2B gene encoding urotensin-2B, whose product MLLGSGSVEKMWSAQLCLGVLTILTMTLCIPSTHGDPFLLQENRVLPEREDTNHENTLLTLLLNKKFAWRRPENIDWELAKKFEELEELEKLKDQLSAEDGSEVAYALESLSASQPKKRACFWKYCI is encoded by the exons ATGCTTTTGGGCTCTGGGAGCGTGGAGAAGATGTGGtctgcccagctgtgtctgggagtgCTGACCATCCTGACCATGACTCTGTGCATCCCGTCAACGCATGGAGACCCTTTTTTACTCCAAG AGAACCGAGTGCTTCCAGAAAGAGAAGACACAAATCATGAGAACACATTGCTGACTCTGCTTCTTAATAAGAAATTCGCATGGCGGAGGCCAGAAAATATTG ACTGGGAGCTGGCAAAGAAATTTGAAGAGCTTGAAGAG CTGGAGAAGTTGAAGGATCAGCTCTCAGCTGAGGACGGGTCAGAGGTGGCCTATGCCTTGGAAAGCCTCTCAGCATCCCAGCCCAAAAAGCGCG CCTGCTTTTGGAAATACTGCATCTGA